The DNA segment TGCCCTGTAGGCTGTCTGCACGGACAAACAGGAGGTCCCGCCCATGGCATTCATCCATCGCGTATCTGCCGCCCACGGCATCCAGGCCCTGGCCGTGCTGGCGACGCTGGCCGGGGTCGCTACATGGACACCGTTGTTGCTGACGTCTGCCGAGTCCCATACCCCGGCGCTTGCCCCCCAGGCATTGGCGGCGCGCAGTGATAACCCGGCGCTGCAATGGTTTGCCGACATGCCGGCGGCCCTGCAGATCAAGGTCTCCGGGGTGCTGGCCGGCGCCCAGGGCGCGGTGGCGATTCTCAGCCTCAACGACGGGCCGCCGCGCAGTTTTCTAGCGGGGGAGCGCCTCAGCCCCGGCGTGCGCCTGGCGGCCATCGAGGGCGACGGGGTGGTGATCGAGCGCGGCGCTGAAAAGGTCCGGGTCAACCTCGACAAGTTGCCCGATGCCCCGGCCTTGCCCCGGCTCACTCGGCCGTAACCTGCTTTAACGCCGGCGCGCGGCCCACCAGGGTCTCAAGGCGCGCCAGGGGCGGCGCCTCGCGTGTGGCGTCCAGCACTTGCACGCTGACTTTCCACAGGTCGCCAGCGCCTGCCACCACCTGTTCACAGCGCAGTTTCAAGCGGCCCTGGTCGCACTCGAACGT comes from the Pseudomonas shahriarae genome and includes:
- a CDS encoding type II secretion system protein N; this translates as MAFIHRVSAAHGIQALAVLATLAGVATWTPLLLTSAESHTPALAPQALAARSDNPALQWFADMPAALQIKVSGVLAGAQGAVAILSLNDGPPRSFLAGERLSPGVRLAAIEGDGVVIERGAEKVRVNLDKLPDAPALPRLTRP